A genomic window from Microbacterium sp. H1-D42 includes:
- a CDS encoding aldo/keto reductase gives MHTRTLGQGLQVSAIGLGCMGMSQSYGPNPGTRDDMIAVLHSAVDLGVTFFDTAEVYGPYVNEELVGEALEPVRDQVVIATKFGWRIEDGASVGLDSRPEQIRRVADASLKRLRTDTIDLFYQHRVDPEVPIEDVAGTVADLIREGKVRHFGLSEASAATIRRAHVVHPVTAVQSEYSLWTRDPESEVLPTLAELGIGFVPFSPLGKGFLTGTVDTTTAFAKGDVRATIPRFSEPNRTANQALVDHVTGLAADKAATPGQIALAWLLAQHPWIAPIPGTRRTSRIQENIAATAVGLSADEIADLDSLARRVGVHGERYNEQHLGLVGR, from the coding sequence ATGCACACGCGCACTCTCGGTCAGGGGCTGCAGGTATCTGCGATCGGGCTGGGCTGCATGGGAATGTCGCAGAGCTACGGCCCGAACCCCGGCACCCGCGACGACATGATCGCCGTGCTCCACTCAGCGGTCGATCTCGGCGTCACCTTCTTCGACACCGCCGAGGTGTACGGGCCGTACGTCAATGAAGAACTGGTGGGCGAAGCTCTCGAGCCGGTGCGCGACCAGGTGGTCATCGCGACCAAGTTCGGCTGGCGGATCGAGGATGGGGCGAGTGTCGGCCTCGACAGTCGTCCCGAGCAGATCCGACGCGTCGCGGATGCCTCACTGAAGCGGCTGCGCACGGACACGATCGACCTGTTCTACCAGCACCGGGTCGACCCCGAGGTGCCGATCGAGGATGTCGCCGGCACAGTGGCCGACCTGATCCGCGAAGGCAAGGTGCGTCACTTCGGGCTCTCCGAAGCATCCGCCGCCACGATCAGGCGCGCCCATGTGGTGCATCCGGTCACGGCTGTGCAGAGCGAGTATTCGCTGTGGACCAGGGACCCTGAGTCCGAGGTGCTGCCGACGCTCGCCGAGCTCGGGATCGGCTTCGTGCCGTTCAGCCCGCTGGGAAAGGGATTCCTGACCGGCACCGTCGACACGACCACAGCTTTCGCGAAGGGTGACGTGCGCGCCACGATCCCCCGCTTCAGCGAGCCCAACCGCACGGCGAATCAGGCGCTCGTCGACCACGTCACCGGGCTCGCGGCTGACAAAGCCGCCACACCAGGCCAGATCGCACTCGCGTGGCTGCTCGCGCAGCATCCGTGGATTGCTCCCATTCCGGGCACTCGCCGCACCTCCCGCATCCAGGAGAACATCGCCGCCACAGCGGTCGGGCTGTCTGCTGACGAGATCGCCGACCTCGACTCCCTCGCCCGACGCGTCGGCGTTCACGGCGAGCGATACAACGAGCAGCATCTGGGTCTCGTCGGGCGCTGA
- a CDS encoding PQQ-dependent sugar dehydrogenase, translating to MRRDRWAASVGILIGILIGMLGLAACTDAAAPPSGADPAPPSTANAEPVTLAQDLDAPWSVLPLPGGGALISQRDDGHVIELTSDGEQRDIGTVPDVVSGGESGLHGLALHEADDVRWLYAYHGAENDNRVVRMPLTGDPGALTLDVDKTEVVLDGIPRASNHNGGRIAFGPDGMLYIATGDAGRSEQARDPDALAGKILRVTPEGEPAPGNPFGTAVYSLGHRNVQGLAWDSHGTLWASEFGQNTWDELNRIEAGGDYGWPDHEGMAGASDAIDPVAVWQPSEASPSGIAMIDDVVYLASLRGERVWLFNTAADGGEPWAVYTGEFGRLRDVAAGPHGSFWVLTNNTDGRGDPREGDDRLLQLTLPEG from the coding sequence ATGCGGCGCGACAGGTGGGCAGCATCCGTCGGCATCCTGATCGGGATCCTGATCGGGATGCTGGGCCTCGCCGCGTGCACGGACGCCGCCGCACCCCCGAGCGGTGCCGACCCCGCCCCGCCGTCGACGGCGAACGCCGAGCCGGTCACGCTCGCGCAGGATCTCGATGCGCCATGGTCGGTGCTGCCGCTCCCTGGTGGCGGAGCACTCATCTCACAGCGCGACGACGGTCATGTGATCGAGCTGACCTCCGACGGCGAGCAGCGCGACATCGGCACGGTTCCCGACGTCGTCTCCGGCGGCGAGTCCGGCCTGCACGGCCTGGCGCTGCACGAGGCCGACGACGTCCGCTGGCTGTACGCGTATCACGGCGCCGAGAACGACAACCGGGTGGTGCGGATGCCCCTGACGGGCGACCCCGGTGCGCTGACCCTCGACGTCGACAAGACAGAGGTCGTGCTGGACGGCATCCCACGGGCATCCAATCACAACGGCGGCCGCATCGCCTTCGGCCCGGACGGGATGCTGTACATCGCCACCGGCGACGCCGGACGCAGTGAACAGGCACGCGATCCGGATGCCCTCGCCGGCAAGATCCTGCGCGTGACACCGGAGGGCGAGCCCGCACCGGGCAACCCGTTCGGCACCGCCGTCTACAGCCTCGGGCACCGCAACGTGCAGGGCCTGGCCTGGGACTCGCACGGCACCCTGTGGGCGAGCGAGTTCGGGCAGAACACCTGGGACGAGCTCAATCGCATCGAGGCGGGTGGCGACTACGGCTGGCCAGACCACGAGGGCATGGCCGGCGCGTCCGATGCGATCGACCCCGTCGCTGTGTGGCAGCCGAGCGAGGCGAGCCCCAGCGGCATCGCCATGATCGATGACGTCGTCTACCTGGCGTCACTGCGCGGTGAGCGCGTGTGGCTGTTCAACACCGCCGCAGACGGTGGCGAGCCGTGGGCGGTGTACACCGGCGAGTTCGGACGGCTGCGTGACGTCGCGGCGGGCCCGCACGGATCGTTCTGGGTGCTCACGAACAACACCGACGGGCGCGGCGACCCCCGTGAAGGTGATGACCGGCTGCTGCAGCTGACGCTGCCGGAGGGGTGA
- a CDS encoding MATE family efflux transporter, which produces MATTLITGRPWRVILAFSVPLLIGNVVQQLYQFVDTVVVGRQLGVNSLAAVGATGSLIFLVIGFAWGLASGFAIPTAQAFGAGDARGVRRSVATGTLLTAATSLILTVLGPIIAEPFLVLLQTPPELLAEATVFTQVTFIGGSTIMFFNYLAAIIRSIGDSTTPLIFLTISCALNVGLVILMVGPLGWGVAGAAWATVVAQAISVLLCLLYMWRKLPVLHVHREDWKVSREDISEHLRLGLPMGFQASIIAIGALIVQVALNMLGAEAVAAYTAAARVDSLASAFLASLGLAASMYAAQNLGARRPDRIRRGTIQAIWMAIIASVVLGVIMIAFGEPVVRLFVGDGADDVVDMAHRMLIINGVSYSLLGVLFVLRGVLQGIGRVLVPTVTGVIELVMRVVAAVALGAWLGFDGVAMSNPLAWLGAIVLLVPAYVSAHREFAKMRVDPVEPTLTTPIQTITMPIPVIGPSEGSRMVDAVFTAPVPIVSPRLTKLRVPRPGRRRKD; this is translated from the coding sequence ATGGCAACCACCCTCATCACCGGGCGCCCGTGGCGCGTCATCCTCGCCTTCTCCGTGCCCCTGCTCATCGGCAACGTCGTGCAGCAGCTCTACCAGTTCGTCGACACCGTGGTGGTCGGCCGGCAGCTCGGCGTGAACTCGCTCGCCGCCGTCGGCGCGACCGGCAGCCTCATCTTTCTCGTGATCGGCTTCGCGTGGGGTCTGGCCAGCGGCTTCGCGATCCCGACCGCACAGGCGTTCGGCGCGGGAGATGCCAGAGGAGTGCGCCGCTCGGTCGCCACCGGCACCCTGCTCACCGCCGCGACCAGCCTGATCCTCACCGTGCTCGGGCCGATCATCGCAGAGCCGTTCCTCGTGCTGCTGCAGACCCCACCCGAGCTGCTCGCCGAGGCGACCGTGTTCACGCAGGTCACCTTCATCGGCGGCAGCACGATCATGTTCTTCAACTACCTCGCTGCGATCATCCGCTCGATCGGCGACTCGACGACGCCGCTGATCTTTCTCACGATCTCGTGCGCGCTGAATGTGGGCCTCGTCATCCTCATGGTCGGACCGCTGGGCTGGGGCGTCGCAGGCGCGGCGTGGGCGACCGTCGTTGCCCAGGCCATTTCGGTGCTCCTCTGCCTGCTGTACATGTGGCGCAAGCTGCCCGTGCTGCACGTGCACCGTGAGGACTGGAAGGTCAGTCGCGAAGACATCAGCGAGCACCTTCGCCTCGGTCTGCCGATGGGCTTCCAGGCCTCGATCATCGCGATCGGCGCGCTGATCGTGCAGGTCGCGCTGAACATGCTCGGCGCCGAGGCCGTCGCCGCCTACACCGCCGCCGCGCGGGTCGACAGTCTGGCGAGCGCATTCCTGGCCTCACTGGGTCTCGCCGCGTCGATGTACGCCGCGCAGAACCTCGGTGCCCGTCGCCCCGATCGCATCCGTCGCGGCACCATTCAGGCGATCTGGATGGCCATCATCGCCTCTGTGGTGCTCGGCGTGATCATGATCGCCTTCGGCGAGCCCGTCGTGCGACTGTTCGTGGGCGATGGAGCCGACGACGTCGTCGACATGGCGCACCGCATGCTCATCATCAACGGGGTCAGCTACTCGCTGCTGGGCGTGCTGTTCGTGCTGCGCGGTGTGCTGCAGGGGATCGGCCGGGTGCTCGTGCCGACCGTGACGGGCGTGATCGAACTGGTCATGCGCGTGGTCGCGGCCGTCGCGCTCGGCGCGTGGCTCGGTTTCGACGGTGTCGCGATGAGCAACCCGCTGGCCTGGCTGGGCGCCATCGTGTTGCTGGTCCCGGCGTATGTCAGCGCGCATCGTGAGTTCGCGAAGATGCGCGTCGACCCGGTCGAGCCGACGCTGACCACGCCGATCCAGACGATCACCATGCCCATCCCCGTGATCGGCCCGAGCGAGGGTTCGCGGATGGTGGATGCCGTGTTCACCGCCCCTGTGCCGATCGTGAGTCCTCGGCTCACGAAGCTGCGCGTTCCCCGGCCTGGACGCCGTCGCAAGGACTGA
- a CDS encoding AMP-binding protein, with protein sequence MTRDATAATTAIRQMRDFLFAHGDDYEGARSGFSWPEVDEFNFALEWFDVIAGENPDRPAVQIVSADLSARTWSYGELSARSDQVANWLRGLGIQRGDHIIVMMDNTIELWEVMLAITKIGAISIPTSTLLSASDLAYRIEHGRAGAVVTLGALTDRVPGATSGTDTALLRIAVGDAPAGWHDFATSADAPQEFVPDGPTPASDTALLYFTSGTTSRPKLVQHTHASYPVGHLSTMWWLGVRPDDVHLNISSPGWAKHAWSSFYSPFLAEATVFVYNYDRFDANTLMQVMDTHHVSTLCAPPTVWRMLIQADLARLGAPPRELVGAGEPLNPEVITRVREAWGGTIRDGFGQTEMTACVGNSPGQIVKDGSMGRPLPGYPVVLLDPITGEPAEREGEIALDLTSPPLGLMAGYYEDPEKTAESRAGGFHHTGDIAMRDDEGYLTYVGRADDVFKASDYKISPFELESVLLEHDLVVEAAVVPSPDPTRLAVPKAYVCLRADAGGSSDADAAAAFAIFGFARERLSSHLWVRIIEFVPELPKTISGKIRRVELRAREAERVASGDDARQQHDRDHR encoded by the coding sequence ATGACCCGGGACGCCACCGCCGCCACCACCGCGATCCGCCAGATGCGCGACTTCCTCTTCGCGCATGGCGACGACTACGAGGGTGCCCGCTCCGGCTTCAGCTGGCCCGAAGTCGATGAGTTCAACTTCGCCCTCGAGTGGTTCGACGTCATCGCCGGAGAGAACCCCGATCGCCCTGCTGTGCAGATCGTCTCAGCCGACCTGTCGGCCCGCACCTGGTCGTACGGTGAGCTCTCGGCGCGTTCGGACCAGGTCGCGAACTGGCTGCGCGGGCTGGGGATCCAGCGCGGCGACCACATCATCGTCATGATGGACAACACCATCGAGCTGTGGGAGGTCATGCTCGCGATCACGAAGATCGGGGCGATCTCCATCCCCACATCGACGCTGCTGTCAGCATCCGATCTCGCGTACCGCATCGAGCATGGCCGCGCGGGTGCCGTCGTGACACTGGGTGCGCTGACCGATCGCGTCCCTGGTGCCACGAGCGGCACGGACACCGCGCTGCTGCGCATCGCCGTCGGCGACGCACCCGCAGGCTGGCACGACTTCGCCACATCCGCCGACGCACCGCAGGAGTTCGTGCCTGACGGGCCGACCCCGGCATCCGACACGGCCCTGCTGTACTTCACGAGCGGCACCACCAGCCGGCCCAAGCTCGTGCAGCACACCCACGCCTCCTACCCCGTCGGCCACCTCTCGACGATGTGGTGGCTGGGCGTGCGACCAGACGATGTGCACCTGAACATCTCGTCGCCCGGCTGGGCGAAGCACGCCTGGTCGAGCTTCTACTCGCCTTTCCTCGCCGAGGCGACCGTGTTCGTGTACAACTACGACCGCTTCGACGCGAACACCCTCATGCAGGTGATGGACACGCACCACGTCTCGACGCTCTGCGCCCCGCCGACCGTGTGGCGGATGCTGATCCAGGCCGATCTGGCCAGACTCGGCGCGCCACCGCGTGAGCTCGTCGGCGCCGGAGAGCCGCTGAACCCCGAGGTGATCACCCGCGTGCGCGAGGCGTGGGGAGGCACGATCCGCGACGGCTTCGGGCAGACCGAGATGACGGCCTGCGTCGGCAACTCCCCAGGGCAGATCGTGAAGGACGGCTCGATGGGCCGGCCGCTGCCCGGCTACCCCGTCGTGCTGTTGGATCCGATCACCGGTGAGCCGGCCGAGCGCGAGGGCGAGATCGCTCTCGACCTGACGTCCCCTCCGCTGGGGCTGATGGCCGGGTACTACGAGGATCCCGAGAAGACCGCCGAGTCCAGGGCGGGCGGCTTCCACCACACCGGCGACATCGCCATGCGCGACGACGAGGGGTATCTCACGTACGTCGGCCGCGCCGATGACGTGTTCAAGGCATCCGACTACAAGATCTCGCCGTTCGAACTCGAATCGGTGCTGCTCGAGCACGATCTCGTCGTCGAGGCGGCGGTGGTGCCGAGCCCCGACCCGACCCGGCTGGCGGTGCCGAAGGCGTACGTCTGCCTGCGGGCGGATGCGGGAGGGTCGTCGGATGCTGATGCGGCGGCCGCCTTCGCGATCTTCGGCTTCGCGCGGGAGCGTCTCTCGTCGCACCTGTGGGTGCGCATCATCGAGTTCGTCCCCGAGCTGCCCAAGACCATCTCGGGCAAGATCCGCCGGGTCGAGCTGCGCGCACGGGAGGCTGAGCGCGTGGCATCCGGAGACGACGCCCGGCAGCAGCACGACCGCGACCACCGCTGA
- a CDS encoding helix-turn-helix transcriptional regulator, with product MAEIVPFPQPRTPREPEPLWRHLVGSELRRRRHERGDTLTETADAAGISPQYLSEIERGLKDPSSEMMAAVAGALDLSLRDLTSAVAEGLSPAEPARQAPGAFALAA from the coding sequence ATGGCCGAGATCGTCCCGTTCCCCCAGCCCCGCACGCCGCGTGAGCCTGAGCCGCTCTGGCGGCACCTGGTCGGATCGGAGCTGCGCCGGCGACGACATGAGCGCGGCGACACGCTCACCGAGACGGCGGATGCTGCCGGCATCTCACCGCAGTACCTCTCCGAGATCGAGCGCGGCCTGAAGGATCCCTCCAGCGAGATGATGGCCGCGGTCGCCGGGGCGCTCGATCTCAGTCTGCGCGACCTGACCAGCGCGGTGGCCGAAGGCCTGTCGCCCGCCGAGCCGGCGCGCCAGGCCCCCGGCGCCTTCGCCCTCGCGGCCTGA
- a CDS encoding acyl-CoA synthetase gives MPASSRPFTARHVQLSRAVMAAVAAIMITFSPDHSAAVGLSVFGGFAIVTSFVLILAAIIVYPNGRRWPAVMMGAFTLVLGMAASVPAWRSDTLFFVLVITWAALTGLVELLAGIRYRGTEGARDAITVGGLGLLLALLMAVIPVDLVQHYTVDGKDFVLTGIVLGVGMFGGYAALVAVFLGIAGFTPGAKKHIESDAGGDRLADHGGYA, from the coding sequence ATGCCTGCCTCTTCCCGTCCTTTCACTGCGCGCCACGTGCAGTTGAGCCGTGCCGTGATGGCCGCCGTCGCCGCCATCATGATCACCTTCTCGCCCGACCACTCTGCAGCGGTCGGGCTCTCGGTGTTCGGCGGCTTCGCGATCGTCACCTCGTTCGTGCTCATCCTCGCCGCGATCATCGTCTACCCGAACGGCCGACGCTGGCCGGCGGTGATGATGGGCGCCTTCACGCTGGTGCTCGGCATGGCCGCGAGCGTGCCGGCCTGGCGCTCCGACACCCTGTTCTTCGTGCTCGTGATCACCTGGGCGGCGCTGACCGGGCTGGTCGAGCTGCTCGCGGGCATCCGGTACCGCGGCACCGAGGGTGCGCGTGATGCGATCACGGTGGGTGGGCTCGGTCTTCTGCTCGCGCTGCTGATGGCCGTCATCCCCGTGGATCTCGTGCAGCACTACACGGTCGACGGCAAGGACTTCGTGCTGACCGGCATCGTCCTCGGAGTGGGGATGTTCGGCGGCTACGCAGCGCTCGTGGCCGTGTTCCTGGGCATCGCCGGTTTCACGCCGGGCGCGAAGAAGCACATCGAATCGGATGCCGGCGGCGACCGCCTGGCAGACCATGGAGGATACGCATGA
- a CDS encoding ATP-dependent Clp protease proteolytic subunit — protein MSGYTIPNVISQNPRGDRIMDVYSNLLAERIVYLGTEIDAGVANTIIAQLLYLDSSSPDADVQFTINCAGGDPSAALAIYDTMQHIRPRVTTTCVGQAIGPGAILLAAGAPGMRSALPHARMVLHQPAAQTRGAVPDLILAADEVVRVRSEMELVLAQHTGRTAPELRADTDRDRVLTAAAAVDYGLIDQVLGPR, from the coding sequence ATGAGCGGCTACACGATTCCCAACGTCATCTCGCAGAACCCGCGCGGTGACCGCATCATGGACGTCTACTCGAACCTGCTGGCCGAGCGCATCGTCTACCTCGGCACCGAGATCGACGCCGGCGTCGCGAACACGATCATCGCGCAGCTGCTGTACCTGGACTCGTCCTCGCCGGATGCTGATGTGCAGTTCACGATCAACTGCGCCGGCGGCGATCCGAGCGCGGCCCTGGCGATCTACGACACGATGCAGCACATCCGTCCGAGGGTCACCACGACGTGCGTGGGGCAGGCGATCGGGCCCGGAGCGATCCTGCTGGCGGCCGGCGCACCTGGAATGCGCTCCGCCCTGCCGCACGCGCGGATGGTGCTGCACCAGCCGGCCGCGCAGACCCGCGGCGCCGTGCCAGATCTGATCCTCGCCGCCGACGAGGTGGTGCGGGTGCGCAGCGAGATGGAGCTCGTGCTCGCACAGCACACCGGGCGGACGGCCCCCGAGCTGCGCGCCGACACCGATCGCGACCGGGTGCTCACCGCTGCCGCCGCCGTCGACTACGGCCTGATCGACCAGGTGCTCGGCCCGCGGTGA
- a CDS encoding J domain-containing protein yields the protein MIVTFDGPISASAYELLGVAATASDDDLRRAYRLRLRQTHPDTGGDAALFIRVQRAWELIGTVGARADYDRGRAGSAARWAPDATAPTTGTRPRARSYGQAGAWRRRRYRDLLRAHLGHDVSDAQAYDPAVVRSAPWAVRRMLADALAEEATAAAVGDLGIGFTIWHDVATGSDAGEKLDHVVLSPSGLYALMSEDFGDAVRFRQGEAIGEGVGGSTPIADLLTRMRSVARAARVRFGGAILILPDEDLAQAATSLGSIRGVPFVVVRRCALRTVLRTGVPGARVLGGNEAFDVRSRLQAAVRVL from the coding sequence GTGATCGTGACCTTCGACGGCCCGATCTCGGCATCCGCATACGAGCTTCTCGGTGTGGCGGCGACGGCATCCGACGACGATCTGCGCCGCGCGTATCGACTTCGACTGCGGCAGACGCATCCCGACACCGGCGGCGACGCCGCGCTGTTCATCCGGGTGCAGCGGGCGTGGGAGCTCATCGGCACGGTCGGCGCGCGTGCCGACTACGACCGCGGACGCGCCGGGTCCGCCGCGCGGTGGGCTCCGGATGCCACGGCGCCCACCACCGGTACGCGTCCCCGCGCCCGCTCCTACGGCCAGGCCGGCGCGTGGCGGCGACGCCGCTACCGCGACCTGCTGCGCGCGCATCTCGGTCATGACGTGTCGGATGCCCAGGCGTACGACCCGGCGGTGGTGCGGTCGGCGCCGTGGGCGGTGCGGCGGATGCTGGCCGACGCCCTCGCCGAAGAGGCGACGGCGGCCGCGGTGGGCGACCTCGGCATCGGATTCACGATCTGGCATGACGTCGCGACGGGATCGGATGCCGGTGAGAAGCTCGACCATGTGGTGCTCAGCCCATCGGGGCTGTACGCGCTGATGTCCGAGGACTTCGGCGATGCGGTGCGGTTCCGTCAGGGCGAGGCGATCGGCGAGGGCGTCGGCGGCAGCACTCCGATCGCCGATCTGCTCACCCGGATGAGGTCGGTCGCCAGGGCCGCCAGAGTGCGTTTCGGCGGGGCGATCCTCATCCTGCCCGACGAGGACCTCGCCCAGGCTGCGACCTCGCTCGGCAGCATCCGAGGGGTGCCGTTCGTCGTCGTGCGCCGCTGCGCCCTGCGCACCGTGCTGCGTACCGGCGTACCGGGCGCGCGCGTGCTCGGCGGCAACGAGGCGTTCGACGTGCGCTCCCGGTTGCAGGCTGCAGTGCGGGTGCTGTAG
- a CDS encoding alpha/beta fold hydrolase: MAIPLADLTRMPDPQRVEVGDDGVSLAAYSWGDLDAPMVVLVHGFASSTRDTWVLTGWARMLEREGYRVLGIDLRGHGASEKPHGVGGCTVRNMASDVESVLDTFLVDEAFYVGYSLGARVGWEVVQDLGDRIPRAVLGGVPDGIPLEHLDVEQVRRYIADATPVTDDRTRSYLDLTERVPGNDLEALLALALGLRDSRSIDPDPAHAPQQPVLFATGADDAVLEGSRHLASAAPQSTFFEIPGRHHFNAPGSKQFRMAALEFLRR; this comes from the coding sequence GTGGCTATTCCTCTCGCAGACCTGACCCGCATGCCGGACCCACAGCGCGTCGAGGTGGGTGATGACGGAGTCTCACTGGCGGCGTACTCCTGGGGCGACCTCGACGCACCCATGGTCGTGCTCGTGCACGGTTTCGCGTCGAGCACACGCGACACCTGGGTGCTCACGGGGTGGGCTCGGATGCTGGAGCGCGAGGGCTATCGCGTGCTCGGCATCGATCTGCGTGGCCACGGCGCCAGTGAGAAGCCACACGGCGTGGGCGGTTGCACGGTGCGGAACATGGCATCCGACGTCGAGTCCGTGCTCGACACCTTTCTCGTCGACGAGGCGTTCTACGTCGGCTATTCGCTGGGCGCCCGCGTCGGGTGGGAGGTCGTGCAGGACCTGGGCGATCGGATCCCGCGGGCCGTGCTCGGCGGCGTGCCGGACGGCATCCCGCTCGAGCACCTCGACGTCGAGCAGGTGCGACGCTACATCGCGGATGCGACACCGGTGACGGATGACCGCACCCGCAGTTACCTGGATCTGACCGAGCGCGTACCCGGCAACGACCTCGAGGCGCTGCTCGCCCTGGCCCTGGGGCTGCGCGACTCCCGCTCCATCGACCCGGACCCGGCGCATGCACCGCAGCAGCCCGTGCTGTTCGCCACCGGCGCGGACGATGCCGTGCTCGAGGGGTCACGGCACCTGGCATCCGCCGCCCCGCAGAGCACGTTCTTCGAGATCCCCGGCCGGCACCACTTCAACGCCCCCGGTTCGAAGCAGTTCCGCATGGCCGCGCTGGAGTTCCTCCGCAGGTGA
- a CDS encoding PadR family transcriptional regulator, protein MTESAERIATNLRKGVLEFCVLGLLAESERYGLELASDLQTRGLIAGEGSLYPLLTRMREGGLVATRTEAVGGGRPRKYYTITDAGHEQLVTFAEVWRALGAEVDSILGGRDEH, encoded by the coding sequence ATGACCGAAAGTGCCGAGCGCATCGCCACCAACCTCCGCAAGGGGGTGCTGGAGTTCTGCGTGCTCGGACTGCTCGCCGAGTCCGAGCGGTACGGCCTGGAACTGGCATCCGATCTGCAGACCCGCGGCCTCATCGCGGGTGAGGGCAGCCTGTACCCACTGCTGACCCGCATGCGCGAGGGCGGGCTGGTCGCGACGCGCACCGAGGCCGTCGGCGGCGGACGGCCCCGCAAGTACTACACGATCACCGACGCCGGCCACGAGCAGCTCGTCACCTTCGCCGAGGTGTGGCGCGCGCTCGGAGCGGAAGTCGACAGCATCCTCGGAGGGCGCGATGAGCACTGA
- a CDS encoding DUF1700 domain-containing protein: MSTEDTYLHSVERMLRSIAPEHRTAVLDDLRAHFADAEEAGRSPEEVAQSLGTPAEIAERAEEEFGTATSSSDARAEFAWRVLQWAAVVLAVLTGVVAAFIMPTYVRSSETVSSDGTVTTMETAQTLIAVNGLWVALIALVPTLIAAVPLVVPRRVRMIAASVAGVLLTTMVLIGGFTLGGFFLPTAMLSWAALIAWARLRGSGFGIGWRIAGAVLTVLPIAASIALFDYGMPRRYADYSEGTGPSFGISAWAWPFLLAVLALAVLMIIGYRAAGWVLAAIGLAVVIVGLTSGDLLALLFIWLGGFWLTIGLAHAVTATRRP; encoded by the coding sequence ATGAGCACTGAAGACACCTACCTGCACTCGGTGGAGCGGATGCTGCGCAGCATCGCCCCCGAGCACCGCACCGCCGTACTCGATGACCTGCGCGCGCATTTCGCGGATGCGGAGGAAGCGGGGCGGTCCCCCGAAGAAGTCGCCCAGAGCCTCGGCACCCCGGCGGAGATCGCCGAGCGGGCAGAAGAGGAGTTCGGCACGGCCACCTCGAGTTCGGATGCCAGGGCGGAATTCGCCTGGCGGGTACTGCAGTGGGCAGCCGTGGTGCTGGCGGTTCTGACCGGTGTGGTGGCGGCGTTCATCATGCCGACGTATGTGAGGTCGAGCGAGACGGTGTCGTCCGATGGGACAGTGACGACCATGGAGACGGCGCAGACGCTCATCGCCGTGAACGGACTGTGGGTGGCGTTGATCGCGCTGGTTCCGACGCTGATCGCCGCCGTGCCGCTGGTCGTGCCTCGACGGGTGCGCATGATCGCGGCCTCTGTCGCCGGCGTGCTCCTGACGACGATGGTGCTGATCGGCGGGTTCACCCTCGGCGGGTTCTTCCTGCCCACTGCGATGCTCAGCTGGGCGGCACTGATCGCGTGGGCACGGCTGCGCGGATCGGGTTTCGGGATCGGCTGGCGGATCGCCGGCGCTGTGCTGACCGTGTTGCCGATCGCGGCGTCGATAGCACTCTTCGATTACGGGATGCCGCGGCGCTACGCCGACTATTCGGAAGGCACCGGACCCAGCTTCGGGATCAGCGCGTGGGCCTGGCCGTTCCTGCTCGCGGTGCTCGCGCTGGCCGTGCTGATGATCATCGGGTACCGCGCAGCGGGCTGGGTGCTCGCCGCCATCGGCCTGGCCGTGGTGATCGTCGGCCTCACCTCGGGTGATCTGCTTGCTCTGCTCTTCATCTGGCTGGGTGGCTTCTGGCTGACGATCGGGCTCGCCCACGCCGTGACGGCCACCCGTCGCCCCTGA
- a CDS encoding ATP-dependent Clp protease proteolytic subunit — protein sequence MTEEKAVPQFGPDARRALYHERVLVLDGVLDDDNGALLMTQFLALAAEDPVTDIALWIHSPGGSVPSMLAIRDIMRTVPNDVSTVALGLACSAGQFLLSAGTKGKRKALPHARILLHQGSAGIGGSAVEIEVQADDLRHMRDTVLGLIADDTGQPAQKVFEDSLHDHWYTVTEAIEYGFIDEVVQSVGDVYPRKRSRIGLGTEAAA from the coding sequence ATGACAGAAGAGAAAGCCGTACCGCAATTCGGGCCGGATGCCCGCCGCGCGCTGTATCACGAGCGTGTGCTCGTGCTCGATGGCGTGCTCGACGACGACAATGGCGCCCTGCTGATGACTCAGTTCCTGGCGCTCGCCGCCGAGGACCCCGTGACCGACATCGCGCTGTGGATCCACTCGCCGGGCGGGTCGGTGCCGTCGATGCTCGCGATCCGCGACATCATGCGCACCGTCCCCAACGATGTCTCCACCGTCGCGCTCGGCCTGGCCTGCAGCGCCGGGCAGTTCCTGCTCTCGGCGGGGACGAAGGGCAAGCGCAAGGCGCTGCCGCACGCCCGGATCCTGCTGCACCAGGGCTCGGCGGGGATCGGCGGCTCTGCCGTCGAGATCGAGGTGCAGGCCGACGACCTTCGGCACATGCGGGACACCGTGCTGGGTCTCATCGCCGATGACACCGGGCAGCCTGCGCAGAAGGTGTTCGAGGACTCGCTGCACGATCACTGGTACACGGTGACGGAGGCCATCGAATACGGGTTCATCGATGAGGTCGTGCAATCCGTCGGCGATGTGTATCCGCGCAAGAGGTCGCGGATCGGGCTGGGCACGGAGGCAGCGGCATGA